Proteins from one Triticum aestivum cultivar Chinese Spring chromosome 7A, IWGSC CS RefSeq v2.1, whole genome shotgun sequence genomic window:
- the LOC123148460 gene encoding uncharacterized protein, with protein MGEMRRWEEEGRNGEGLTDAVALAGGWLAAGSHENGGTRVAPSPAARAGRRRCTGGVGATVRWASDVQPALALQLLHQRRYIGEMQQPDKRNALLHHHTDAPSPSDGKCDPDEAAPLHQGLPQQCGLDGTTPIHQGLAPWCGHDITAPLHRRLQPEILEQVCRFIGTNVQKEDAQ; from the exons ATGGGAGAGATGAGGAGatgggaggaggaaggaaggaacgGGGAGGGACTCACCGACGCGGTGGCGCTCGCCGGAGGCTGGCTGGCGGCGGGGTCACACGAAAACGGCGGCACGCGTGTGGCACCCTCCCCGGCGGCGCGAGCAGGAAGGAGGAGGTGCACAGGAGGCGTAGGTGCTACGGTGAGATGGGCTTCAGATGTACAGCCGGCCCTAGCGCTGCAACTTCTGCATCAGAGAAG GTACATTGGTGAAATGCAGCAACCAGATAAAAGAAATGCATTACTCCATCACCACACTGATGCTCCATCTCCCTCTGATGGCAAGTGCGACCCTGATGAAGCTGCTCCCCTACATCAAGGACTACCCCAACAGTGCGGCCTTGATGGCACAACTCCCATACACCAAGGACTAGCCCCATGGTGCGGCCACGACATCACTGCTCCCCTACACCGCCGACTACAACCTGAGATCTTAGAACAG GTTTGCAGGTTCATTGGAACAAATGTTCAAAAGGAAGATGCACAGTAA